The DNA region TATTTCAATTATACGATTATTTTACTTATCATTTAGATAGAAAAATAACTTTTTCATATATAATTGTATATTTTATACTCTTAGTGTCAAAGTTTATGTCACATTTTTTGTATATTTGAGAAGTTTTTATTTTATTCTATTGTTTTTTTTAGTTTTTCATACTCTTCTAGGCTTATCTCACCTTTAGCAAGTCTTTTTTTTAGTATATCAAGTGCAGTTTCTGACTCTTTTGGTGTCTCTTTTTTTGAGAAATAAAAAAATAAAAAAGCCACCAATACAAGACAAAAAATAAACATAAAAAATCCAGGGAACATGGGCATATTTACATATCCATACATTTTATATCCTTTGATTTTATTATCATATGTATATTATATAACAACTATTTATAATCTACAAGGTTTATGAAAATAATATCCTTGTGAATAATCAATTCCCAACTCTTTTACTTTTTTATATATCTGTTCATTTTCCACAAACTCAGCTATTAGTTTGATATTTTGTTTTTTTGCAAAAAGCACTATTGATTCTACTAGATTTTGAGAAAAAGGGTTTGTTGTGATATTTCTTATCAAAGAGCCATCTATTTTCAAAAAATCAGGTTGAAACTTAAGCAATCTCTCAAAATTTGAATATCCACTACCAAAGTCATCTATTGCTATTTTTACATCACCTATTAGTTTTGACATAGATATAAAATCTTTCACAATATTTATCTCATTTATATTTTCATCTTCAAGTAATTCAAAAGTAACTCTTCCTTTAAACTCTTTTTTTGAAATAAGTTTAAGTAAAAGAGTTTTTATTTCATTGTTTGTTATATCTGAAGCAGAAATATTTATACTTATATCTTTATTTGTTTTTTTCAAAGTTTTAAAAGAGTTTTTAATAGTCTGTTTTGTTATATTTGTATAATACCCTGTCTTTTTAGATAAGTCTAAAAAATGAAATGGAGTTATTATTTCATCATTTTTATTTAATCTTACCAATGACTCATATTTCACTATTGCTTGTGTTTTATTATCTACTATTGCTTGAAAAAAGGACTCAAAGTAACTCTGTTTATTTTCAAGTGCATCTTTTACTAACTGAAGTGTTCTTAGTTTACTTTTAGCTTCTATTTGTCTTTTTATATAGAAGTTTTTTGCATATACTATTGAATTTGATGTTTTTATAGCATGTTCTATTCCCAAACTCACATCATCATAAATATTTTCTTTTTTATCAGAATAACTAAAACAGATTTTTATATCATAAACTAAATCTTTAAACATAATTCCTTTTTCGGAAAAGTTATAAACTACTTCTCTTAAAAGTGCGTTTATTTTTCTTATATCTACTTCTTGATTTTTAAGTAATGCAAAATACCCTTCTCCAAGATTATAAACTTTTTTTAATCCACTTGTTTTAGGAAAATAATCTAAAATTCTTTTAGTAAATTCTTGTTTGAATTCATACATAATTATCTCAGAATAAAAATCTTTTAGTAAGTTATAGTTTATGATTTTTAAAAATATCAAAACAGGTTCTTCCACATATTTTAAATCATCAAGAAGAAGTTTTTTAGAACTCATTATTTCAGATACATCGTGTCTTATACCTATTATCTCTTTTATATTCCCACTTATATCTAAAATAGGAGTGATTGTCGCATCTACATAATAAGTATCACCATTTTTTTTCTTATTTTTTATAATACCTTTGTATGTTTTTTTATCTTTTATTGTTTGCCACAGATCATCAAAAACCACTCGAGGTATATCAAAATGTCTCAAAATATTGTGTGGTTTTGAGAGTAACTCATCTTTTGAAAAGCCCGATATATTTATAAAGTTTTCATTTGCATAAGTTACTATACCTCTTTTATTTGTCTTTGTTACAATATCACTTTCATTTAGAACTCTTTTGTATTCGCTTAATTCTTTAGATTGATTTGCTAACTTTTGTATCTGTTTTGAATGTTTTATATGCAAATCAGCTTTTAAAAGTATCTCTTCGTGAATAAAAGGTTTTCTTATATAATCAATAGCTCCTAACTTCAAAGCTTTTATAAAATTATCTTTATTTTCACTTCCTGATACTACTAAAATAGGTATATCTCTTGTAGCCTTATTTCTTTTTAGGATTTCAATAAAAGTAATACCATCGGTTTTTGGCATCTCTAAATCTGTAAATATCAAATCAATTTTTTGTTCTTTTATGATTGTTAGTGCATCAGTCACATTTGAAGATAAAAAAATATTGTAATTTTTTACACTAAGTACACTGTTCATAGTCTTTAAAATAGATATAGAATCATCCACTACTAATATTGTATTATCATTGTTACTTAATACTGATTTTATTATCTTATTTATATTACTTGCTAAAGCTCTTTTTGATAAGTTTTTTGAAAAGTGATCTACTACTTTATACTTTGAAGTAAAATTTCTTCTTTTCATATCATGTTCACTATCTAAAACTATTATTTTAGTATTAGTTGGTGTAGATTCAGCAACTCTATTTAAAAACTTCTCTTTATGTTTTTTTATAAAACATAAATCCAATATAACAAAATCAAAAATACCTCTTTTAATCTCTTTAAAAAAATCTTTTACTTTTTTTGTATTTATTAAATTATAATCTACTTCTTTTTTAAGCTTATCTGATAAATTAAAATCTTCAATTGTTAAGATACTTATTTGCAACTTTTTTACCTTTTTTAATAAAGCAAGAAAGCCTAGAAGCTTTCCCACTCATTATCATCTGTTTTTGAAGTTATTACATCATTTTTTTTAGGTTTGATTGTTTCTTCTTTTTTAACTGTTTGTTTTATCTTATTTTCTTTGAAACTATTATTAATATTTGGTATTTTTATACTATCTTTTCCTAAAAACTCTTTTGCACTTGCATCTGATACTATCTCTTTTGCTATTTTATCAGTCTCTTTTGCTACTTCTTCTGTTTGTGTTGCTATTGAAGCATTTTGTTGTGTTTGTTGATCAAGTTGCGTTATTGCGTCATTTATTTGAGTGATTCCAGTCTCTTGCTCTTTACTAGCATTTGCAATTTCTTGTATCATTTCATTTGAATTTTCTATATTTTTAAGTAATGCAATATAACCTTTTATCATCTCATCACTTGCACTTTTACCTTCATTTGCTTTTATTGTTGCATTTTCTACTATATGTTTTATTTCTTTTGCCGCTTGAGCACTTCTACTTGCTAGATTTCTTACTTCTTGTGCTACAACAGCAAACCCTTTTCCAGCTTCACCTGCTGTTGCTGCTTCTACTGCTGCATTAAGTGAAAGTATATTTGTTTGAAATGCTATTTGGTCTATTACACTTATAGCTTCTTCTATTGATTTTACTTGATTATTTATCTCATCCATTGCAACTGTTGTTTTATTTGCTAATGTTTGTCCTTCATTTGCAGAATTTGTAAGTTCATTTGTAAACGAAGTCATTTTTTCTACATTTTCAGAATTATTTACTATTGTACTTGTTATCTCTTCTAATGCTGCTGCTGTCTCTTCAAGACTTGCTGCTGCTTCATTTGAACTTATATTTAAAGTATCTACATTTGATATTAGGTTATTTGATGCTTTATCTAATGCTACACCTATTAATAAAGATTTTTTAAGTAAGCTTGATATTTCATCAGTTAAAAAGTTTACATTATTTATAAAATCTAACATATAACCTTCTACACCTTTTGTATTTACTTTATTTACAAATTTATAGTTACTATACTCTTTTAATACAACAGATACAGAATCAATATTAATCTTTATATTTTCTAACATTACATTTAAAGTATCTCTTAATTGTATTAATTGAGGATTATTTGCTTGTGTTGTAAGTTGAATATCAATATGACCTTTTTTTATCTTTTCAACTATATCAACAGCATCGCTTACTGCTTTATTGTCTTGTTGTATTCCTTCATCAATCTTTTTTATATTTTCATTTATGCTATGTGCCATTTTTGCAAACTCATCTTTACCTTTTACACTTAGTAATTCAAAAGTTTGTGTTTCTCTATTTATATAATCAAAGAATTTTTTTAATCCTATTTCAAATTTACCTAAATTAGTTAATATATCTCTAGCTAAAATAAGTAAAACTATGACCATAAAACAAATAATTATTATAGTTAATACAATAGATAAGATTTCCATTTCATCTATTTCATTATCTATTTTCTCTTTTACTGCTTCATCTAGATCTTTTATAGATTTTTCAGTCATATGAATAGTATCTCTTAATTGTTTTAAAAGTCCTGTTTCTTCACCTAATCCCTTTAATTTTTCTATTTTACATATTGCTAAAAAATCTTTTTTATATGTTATCAAATAATTCTTCATCTGTTCATTTTCAATACTTTTTAGTAAAGTATCTATTTTTTTTGTGAACAATGTTATATAATTTTCATCTAACCTTAACATAAAATCTTTTTCATCTTTTCTCAAATCATAAATCAATGCTAATAATTTATAATCATTTGATTCTTTTGCATAGGTTTCAACTTTATGTACTGATTGTCTTAACACATCATACAATCCATCACTAGAAGACAATCCCTTTTGGGTATCTAATTTCACTATATTTAAAAATAGATTTTTATATTTTTCTAAGATATTTTTGAAAGTTATAGTATCTTTGGTAGAAATATCAAACTCTTTTAATATCTTGTTTAATTCTTTTACTATTTTATCAGCACCTTTATATACTTTTAAAAACTGATCTTTATAAACTAAATCTTTTCTTGTTATAAAATCTTTTTCATATTTCCTCAGATTAAGTTGTTCAGTTTTTAACTCATTTACAAATTGATGCGCATTATCTAATTTATTTATTTGAGATAGACTATACATATCTACTAATAATATACAAATAATACCCATAATCACACTAACACCTAAGCCAATAAATTTACCTTTAATACTCATATTTTCCTCTCTTACGTGCAGATAATAATTTTTTTGATAAATTTCAGAAATATAAAAATAAAATATTAGAAAAAAATTTTTATTTAGTTCTTAATTAATAGTAATTAAGACTTATTAAAATATTATTTAATAATAAAATTCATCTGTTTTGTTCCAAATTTATTAATTATTACTTAAATTTACAACCTAATAATAACTCAGACTTAATAAATAGAAACTTATAAGTGTTTGAGGATTTAACATTTTAAAGTTAATATTCCTAAAAACTTATAGGTGTGTGAATTTTGCTTGAAGATAAACCTCAAATTTTCTTAGATAAAATTGTCGAAAAAGTGAAAGAAGAAAGAAAAAAAAGAAATATTAGTCAATTAAGATTAGCTTCCATTTTAGATTTTAGTTCTCCAAACTATATTGCTAAAATCGAAACTAGAAAACATAATGTTTCATATAATTTGGTTCATTTGTGTAAAATTGCACAAGCTTTTGATATGGAAGTTGTAGATTTTATTCCTAAAAAAATAAACTAATGTAATATTTTAAATATTACATTAGTTTCTCTTGACCGATTCTATATAAAGCAAAATCGTATTTAACTGGATCAGTTTTATCAAACTCTTTTAATTTATTGGTTAGTTGTACTACAGACATAAGATCATATGTTTTTCTATTTAGAAGTTTAAGTTTTTGAGAAACTTTAAAAGTATGAGTATCTAAAGGAATTAATAAGTCTTTTTTATCTATCTTTTCCCATAATCCTAAATCCAAGTTATCACTTCTCACCATCCATCGCAAAAACATATTCCATCTTTTGTATGGCGCATTTCCTATATATTTTATAGTTTGTGTTTTGTCTCTTTTTAATCTATTTGATACTAAAAAAGTAAATCCTTGAGAATTATAATTTGCAACTTTATAAATTATTTCTATTAAAGCATCAATACCTTCTAAAATGTTATTTTCTTTTTTATAAGCATCAAAAAATATATTATTTAAACTATCGATTTGTTTTAGTCTTCTAAAAGTTTTAAATATCATTTTTATATCAATACTATTTTGAAATCTATAATAATAGTTATTAAGTTCTTTATCTATTATTTTTTCATTTTGAGTTAGTAAAGTAAAATCTAAACTATCTAAAAATTTCACAATAAGAGATGCTTTGCCATAACCAAAAAGTGCACAAAGTAATATTGCATATTCATCTTTATATCTACTTGCAACTAATAGTGGATCTGGTTTATCATATGATAATTCACAATTGTTATTTCTATTGCAAACTTCACTATCT from Malaciobacter molluscorum LMG 25693 includes:
- a CDS encoding SHOCT domain-containing protein, with product MYGYVNMPMFPGFFMFIFCLVLVAFLFFYFSKKETPKESETALDILKKRLAKGEISLEEYEKLKKTIE
- a CDS encoding TIGR02757 family protein, giving the protein MQDIKKLLDSEVCNRNNNCELSYDKPDPLLVASRYKDEYAILLCALFGYGKASLIVKFLDSLDFTLLTQNEKIIDKELNNYYYRFQNSIDIKMIFKTFRRLKQIDSLNNIFFDAYKKENNILEGIDALIEIIYKVANYNSQGFTFLVSNRLKRDKTQTIKYIGNAPYKRWNMFLRWMVRSDNLDLGLWEKIDKKDLLIPLDTHTFKVSQKLKLLNRKTYDLMSVVQLTNKLKEFDKTDPVKYDFALYRIGQEKLM
- a CDS encoding methyl-accepting chemotaxis protein — protein: MSIKGKFIGLGVSVIMGIICILLVDMYSLSQINKLDNAHQFVNELKTEQLNLRKYEKDFITRKDLVYKDQFLKVYKGADKIVKELNKILKEFDISTKDTITFKNILEKYKNLFLNIVKLDTQKGLSSSDGLYDVLRQSVHKVETYAKESNDYKLLALIYDLRKDEKDFMLRLDENYITLFTKKIDTLLKSIENEQMKNYLITYKKDFLAICKIEKLKGLGEETGLLKQLRDTIHMTEKSIKDLDEAVKEKIDNEIDEMEILSIVLTIIIICFMVIVLLILARDILTNLGKFEIGLKKFFDYINRETQTFELLSVKGKDEFAKMAHSINENIKKIDEGIQQDNKAVSDAVDIVEKIKKGHIDIQLTTQANNPQLIQLRDTLNVMLENIKINIDSVSVVLKEYSNYKFVNKVNTKGVEGYMLDFINNVNFLTDEISSLLKKSLLIGVALDKASNNLISNVDTLNISSNEAAASLEETAAALEEITSTIVNNSENVEKMTSFTNELTNSANEGQTLANKTTVAMDEINNQVKSIEEAISVIDQIAFQTNILSLNAAVEAATAGEAGKGFAVVAQEVRNLASRSAQAAKEIKHIVENATIKANEGKSASDEMIKGYIALLKNIENSNEMIQEIANASKEQETGITQINDAITQLDQQTQQNASIATQTEEVAKETDKIAKEIVSDASAKEFLGKDSIKIPNINNSFKENKIKQTVKKEETIKPKKNDVITSKTDDNEWESF
- a CDS encoding EAL domain-containing protein, whose product is MQISILTIEDFNLSDKLKKEVDYNLINTKKVKDFFKEIKRGIFDFVILDLCFIKKHKEKFLNRVAESTPTNTKIIVLDSEHDMKRRNFTSKYKVVDHFSKNLSKRALASNINKIIKSVLSNNDNTILVVDDSISILKTMNSVLSVKNYNIFLSSNVTDALTIIKEQKIDLIFTDLEMPKTDGITFIEILKRNKATRDIPILVVSGSENKDNFIKALKLGAIDYIRKPFIHEEILLKADLHIKHSKQIQKLANQSKELSEYKRVLNESDIVTKTNKRGIVTYANENFINISGFSKDELLSKPHNILRHFDIPRVVFDDLWQTIKDKKTYKGIIKNKKKNGDTYYVDATITPILDISGNIKEIIGIRHDVSEIMSSKKLLLDDLKYVEEPVLIFLKIINYNLLKDFYSEIIMYEFKQEFTKRILDYFPKTSGLKKVYNLGEGYFALLKNQEVDIRKINALLREVVYNFSEKGIMFKDLVYDIKICFSYSDKKENIYDDVSLGIEHAIKTSNSIVYAKNFYIKRQIEAKSKLRTLQLVKDALENKQSYFESFFQAIVDNKTQAIVKYESLVRLNKNDEIITPFHFLDLSKKTGYYTNITKQTIKNSFKTLKKTNKDISINISASDITNNEIKTLLLKLISKKEFKGRVTFELLEDENINEINIVKDFISMSKLIGDVKIAIDDFGSGYSNFERLLKFQPDFLKIDGSLIRNITTNPFSQNLVESIVLFAKKQNIKLIAEFVENEQIYKKVKELGIDYSQGYYFHKPCRL
- a CDS encoding helix-turn-helix domain-containing protein, encoding MLEDKPQIFLDKIVEKVKEERKKRNISQLRLASILDFSSPNYIAKIETRKHNVSYNLVHLCKIAQAFDMEVVDFIPKKIN